Below is a window of uncultured Cohaesibacter sp. DNA.
GCCAGACCGATGGTCCAGAGCAGACCTTGCAGCATGAAATAGACATGCGCCATGGTAAAGTCTTGAAACATCATGACAATGCCCTCATCCTCTCAGAAACTTGAAGGGGAAGATCTTGCGCTCCAGCAGGGTCAGTCCGCCCTTGAGCATGGCCACGAGCGCGACATACATGGCCGCAATCACCAGATAGACCTCCATATTGCGCAAGGTAATGCCCTGAATGTCATTGCCGATCCCGGTCAGCTCGGGCACCGAGATGGCCGAGACGACACTGGATGAGAGCAACAGCAGAATGAACTGCGAAACCATCGAGGGAAAAACCGCCGCCAGCGCGGGCTTGATGATGACATAGCGAAAGATATCCAGCGTCGACAGGCCCAGAGACCGCCCGGCCTCGATCTGCCCCCGGTCGATATTCTGAATACCGGCCCGGATGATTTCCGATGTATAGGCCCCACCATAGAAAGTCATGGCCAATATCGCCGAGGGAAGCGGCTCCAGACTGAGGCCGATGGCCGGAAGACCGAAATAGATCACGAATAGCTGGACAATGAACGGCGTGTTCCGAATGACCTCGATATAAGCCAGAGCGATAAAGCGCACCGGCCGAAAGGCACTGAGCTGCATGACAGCAACCAATGTTGCCACCAGCAGCGCCAGAAACATCGCCACAAGCGAGATCTGCATCGTCAGGATGGCACCTGATATCAGCAGATCCATACGGGAGAAAACGCCGCCAAAGTCCAGATAATTCATACGATTGCTCCAATGCCGGATCAGAAACCGGCAGCCAGTTTCTTGGAATAGTCAGGCGCAAAGCTCTCCCCGCTGGGCAGCATCGACACCGAGCCATGCCATGGGGCAGCGTCGGTCCATGGGGTCGCCATTGCGTCCGTCATTGTATTGAGCTGATCCATCAGCGCAGGCGCTGTCTGGGACAATTCCCGCTCCATCGCCGCGATGTCGGGGAAATTGGAGAAAGGCTGCAACCAGATGGCCCGGCCCGCCAGATAGCCGCTTGCACCGGCGCGATAGGCATAGGTCAGCAAGCGAACGAAATCTTCCGGGGTCGAGCCCGCACTGAGCAACACCCACGGCCTGCCAAGATCTTTGGCCATATCGTCGAAACGGGCTTGAATGGAGGCTGCTTGCGGCCCATCGGGATCAGGCACATTGATGGTTTCGGTCGGCGGTTCCAGCTTGAAGACATCGACGCCATCGGGGTCCATGATCTCCTTGTCGGCCAACGTCGCCTTGACCAGCTCCACCCGGCGGGCCAAAAATTCTTCCTGCGTCTCGGACGGGAACGGATAGACCAGATATTCCAGAATGAAGGGAATGTCATTCTCCCTGCAGGCCTTCTTGATACCATTGAGATAATTGAGCTGATGCAGCTTGACACCCTCGGAGGCATCGGCCCGGTACCACAGATTGACCTTGACCCCGTCGCCGCCAATGGTGCGGATCACATCCGGCCCCCAGCCGGGAACGCTGGATGATTTGCGGCCCGTCTCTGTCGTCTCCCATGTTGCCCATTCGGTGCCGATCAGCAGTCCCCGGCGGGCTGGTATCTGGGCAATCGTTGGCGCGTAGCCCAGCGGAGGATCTACCAGCACAGCCGAAGCCTTGGGGGCCAGATAGCGGCCAAGCATCGATTTCACAGCAGCAACATCCGCAAAGGGAGCCTTGTCGCTTTTCCTGATTTGCTTGATCGGATTGACGATAGGGCCGGTCTGGTCCATGGCCAGCATCTTGAAGCGGCCATTATCGTCCGCCAGACGGCGCATCCTCCAATATTTACCGGGGGTGATATTCATGCGTTTCCTCCATTTATCAATGTCTCGACCTGATCGCGGTCGGGTATGCTCTCCCAGCCACTGCCTCGCGCGCATTTGAGCGCGGCGGCAGCGCTGGCAAAACGAGCGGCCTGTTCAATGCTCATCTTCTCCGAAAGACCCAGCGTGAAAGCGCCGTGAAAAATATCGCCCGCGCCATTGGTGTCGATCGCCTCGACCCTGAAGGCAGGAACATGCTCGATCCTGCCAGCCTCACACCAGAAAAAGCCGTTTGCGCCATCGGTCACCGAAACGATGCCACGACACATGCCGTCGGCCTTTTTCAACGCGTCGGAAAGATCCTGATGATCGGTCAGACGTCTGAGGCAAGCTGCTGAAAAGACCAGATGATCGGGCAATGCCAGCAGATTGTGAACGGCATTCATGTCACCGACATCGGCATCCAGTACCGAGACAATTCCCAACTTTCTGGCCGCCATGAACAGGGCCGCCGCCCCCTGCCACCAGCTGTAATCGGCCAGAACACCCGAGGCACCCTCAAGCTCTTCAAGCGGCAACCAGTCGGCATCGTCACCAAGATCGCGGCCAATGAAACCCAGCGCCGTGCGCTCTCCGCCCTGAT
It encodes the following:
- a CDS encoding amino acid ABC transporter permease, which codes for MNYLDFGGVFSRMDLLISGAILTMQISLVAMFLALLVATLVAVMQLSAFRPVRFIALAYIEVIRNTPFIVQLFVIYFGLPAIGLSLEPLPSAILAMTFYGGAYTSEIIRAGIQNIDRGQIEAGRSLGLSTLDIFRYVIIKPALAAVFPSMVSQFILLLLSSSVVSAISVPELTGIGNDIQGITLRNMEVYLVIAAMYVALVAMLKGGLTLLERKIFPFKFLRG
- a CDS encoding tagatose 1,6-diphosphate aldolase, with amino-acid sequence MNITPGKYWRMRRLADDNGRFKMLAMDQTGPIVNPIKQIRKSDKAPFADVAAVKSMLGRYLAPKASAVLVDPPLGYAPTIAQIPARRGLLIGTEWATWETTETGRKSSSVPGWGPDVIRTIGGDGVKVNLWYRADASEGVKLHQLNYLNGIKKACRENDIPFILEYLVYPFPSETQEEFLARRVELVKATLADKEIMDPDGVDVFKLEPPTETINVPDPDGPQAASIQARFDDMAKDLGRPWVLLSAGSTPEDFVRLLTYAYRAGASGYLAGRAIWLQPFSNFPDIAAMERELSQTAPALMDQLNTMTDAMATPWTDAAPWHGSVSMLPSGESFAPDYSKKLAAGF
- a CDS encoding PfkB family carbohydrate kinase yields the protein MEARKSAPFTDNLKSGSTRLVTLGNAFLDTILYLPEIPDRPTKMRVMDVKMTGGGIAATAACAASRLGAEVAYWGRLGVDEVGDRIVERLAHCGVKTNAIARVEGGRSPMGTILVDQGGERTALGFIGRDLGDDADWLPLEELEGASGVLADYSWWQGAAALFMAARKLGIVSVLDADVGDMNAVHNLLALPDHLVFSAACLRRLTDHQDLSDALKKADGMCRGIVSVTDGANGFFWCEAGRIEHVPAFRVEAIDTNGAGDIFHGAFTLGLSEKMSIEQAARFASAAAALKCARGSGWESIPDRDQVETLINGGNA